A genomic region of Papaver somniferum cultivar HN1 chromosome 7, ASM357369v1, whole genome shotgun sequence contains the following coding sequences:
- the LOC113298963 gene encoding ethylene-responsive transcription factor ERF015-like, whose product MVPTSDKSTATVVTRKKKTKGPFKGVRMRKWGRWVSEIRVPQSQSRIWLGSFDTPEKAARAYDAALYCLRGSQGKFNFPDEKRPEIPDGPSISYSKNDIKAVATRFASPNSSSVPCSASSLTNTTSSAEPELESDLKIPITAGKTRSTADAVGESHLAIGVTEPDMFTFSLEKFLLEEPIMIQPDLIWDILSRDS is encoded by the coding sequence ATGGTTCCTACATCTGACAAGAGTACAGCAACAGTCGTTACCcgaaagaaaaaaaccaaaggacCTTTCAAGGGTGTGAGGATGAGAAAATGGGGTCGATGGGTATCAGAAATAAGGGTCCCCCAAAGTCAATCTCGTATCTGGTTAGGCTCCTTTGATACTCCAGAGAAAGCTGCCCGTGCTTATGATGCAGCACTCTACTGTCTTCGAGGTTCACAAGGGAAGTTTAATTTTCCTGATGAGAAGCGACCTGAAATTCCTGATGGCCCATCAATCTCCTACTCGAAAAATGACATTAAAGCAGTTGCCACAAGGTTTGCATCACCAAACTCTTCGTCAGTCCCTTGCTCAGCATCATCTTTAACAAATACCACAAGCTCAGCAGAGCCAGAACTGGAGAGTGACCTGAAGATACCAATTACAGCGGGTAAAACAAGAAGCACAGCAGATGCTGTTGGAGAATCCCATTTGGCAATTGGCGTGACGGAACCTGATATGTTTACCTTTTCTCTGGAAAAATTCTTGTTAGAGGAGCCAATAATGATTCAGCCAGACCTGATATGGGACATATTAAGTAGAGATTCATAA
- the LOC113298962 gene encoding pentatricopeptide repeat-containing protein At4g31070, mitochondrial-like: MILMNKKVNDLISKGLFDQIVKFVGTSQLHFPGNLEFHENAYSSLLPSIFKACSVSPTQFLPIGIQFHAVSIKTGSDLESITSNSLLSMYAKSGQIEYARKVFDTMPVRDIITWNSMIISYIQQGYFVEAIEKFKDMYLLVHEPKKPELVASVLSVCGKTGELRLGRQIHARIVCDGMMTSSPSSVFVSTALVDMYSRCFDVFTALEVFSQMIERNEVSWTAMISGCVTNENFSKSLELFRTMQITEGIEPNRVTLIEVLPACAHFSDVKQGKQIHGYAIRHGFDSESRFEAALLDMYCKCGAATLFHASLVFERSAQKDVGMWSSMIRCYSQNGDTGSGMKLFQQMRMAGTRPNSVTLLAIIDACTFLLSVKHAEVVHGYIVKSGLSLYVFVGNSLIDMYAKCGYVEASRKIFSHEIHTRDYISWSAIIHGYALNGNGREALRLFREMQKTEIEIDGITFLSALSACNHSGLIEEGQELFNSVIQNKSISVTVEHYACYIDILGRSGKLEEACQVLSNMPMKPSAAILSSLVSSCKVHGRLKMAEVLAKWLIDLEPDNAANYTLHSMVSAEMNNWLGVEEIRRGMRSKGLIKSYGYSWIEPDCGAKQRASIF; this comes from the coding sequence ATGATTCTGATGAATAAGAAAGTCAATGATCTGATTTCAAAAGGATTGTTTGACCAAATAGTCAAATTCGTCGGAACTTCCCAACTCCATTTTCCCGGAAATCTCGAATTCCATGAAAATGCTTATTCTTCACTTCTTCCTTCCATTTTCAAAGCATGCTCTGTTTCGCCAACCCAATTCCTTCCTATCGGAATTCAATTCCACGCCGTTTCAATCAAAACTGGTTCCGACTTGGAATCGATTACATCCAATTCACTCCTTTCAATGTATGCAAAATCCGGTCAGATTGAATATGCCCGTAAAGTGTTTGATACAATGCCTGTAAGAGACATCATCACTTGGAATTCTATGATCATTTCTTATATCCAGCAAGGATATTTTGTCGAAGCAATAGAGAAGTTTAAGGACATGTATTTGTTGGTTCATGAACCTAAGAAGCCTGAGTTGGTTGCTAGTGTTCTGTCAGTGTGTGGCAAGACTGGGGAGTTGAGGTTAGGGAGACAAATTCATGCACGCATTGTCTGCGATGGGATGATGACCAGTTCACCATCTTCCGTTTTTGTATCCACTGCTCTTGTGGATATGTATTCTAGATGTTTTGATGTGTTTACGGCTTTAGAAGTATTCAGTCAAATGATTGAAAGGAATGAAGTGTCTTGGACAGCTATGATATCCGGGTGTGTTACAAATGAAAATTTTAGCAAGTCACTTGAGCTATTTCGAACAATGCAGATTACAGAAGGTATTGAACCCAACAGAGTTACGCTTATCGAAGTGTTACCTGCTTGTGCACATTTCAGTGATGTGAAGCAGGGGAAACAGATACATGGGTATGCGATTCGTCATGGGTTTGATTCAGAATCTCGTTTCGAAGCAGCTCTACTAGATATGTATTGTAAATGTGGAGCGGCAACACTTTTCCATGCTTCACTTGTTTTCGAGAGATCAGCGCAGAAGGACGTTGGTATGTGGAGTTCAATGATCAGATGTTATTCACAAAATGGAGATACAGGAAGCGGTATGAAGCTTTTCCAACAAATGAGGATGGCAGGAACCAGACCAAACTCCGTGACTTTGCTTGCAATTATTGATGCATGCACTTTTTTGTTGTCAGTGAAGCATGCTGAAGTAGTCCATGGGTACATTGTAAAATCTGGATTGAGTTTATATGTTTTTGTAGGGAATTCCCTCATTGATATGTATGCAAAATGTGGATACGTTGAGGCTTCTCGCAAGATTTTCAGTCATGAGATCCATACAAGAGATTATATATCTTGGAGTGCCATCATCCATGGTTATGCTCTCAATGGGAATGGCAGAGAAGCTCTGAGGCTATTCCGCGAAATGCAAAAGACAGAGATTGAGATAGATGGAATAACGTTCCTTTCTGCTCTATCAGCTTGTAACCATTCCGGACTCATTGAAGAGGGTCAAGAGCTCTTCAACAGTGTGATCCAAAATAAGAGCATAAGTGTGACAGTAGAGCATTACGCATGCTATATTGATATTCTTGGGCGCTCTGGCAAGCTTGAAGAAGCCTGCCAAGTCTTAAGTAACATGCCCATGAAACCCAGTGCGGCAATTTTGAGCTCTTTGGTATCATCTTGTAAGGTCCATGGTAGACTCAAAATGGCAGAAGTTCTAGCAAAGTGGCTTATTGATTTGGAGCCTGATAATGCAGCAAACTATACCTTACACTCTATGGTTTCTGCAGAAATGAATAACTGGCTCGGAGTTGAAGAAATAAGGAGAGGTATGAGAAGCAAAGGACTAATAAAGTCCTATGGGTACAGCTGGATCGAACCTGATTGCGGAGCTAAACAAAGAGCCAGTATCTTCTAG